In a single window of the Biomphalaria glabrata chromosome 13, xgBioGlab47.1, whole genome shotgun sequence genome:
- the LOC106075842 gene encoding uncharacterized protein LOC106075842, whose protein sequence is MKKEILSFGLALVMLALTDGQTPTPNAQMVCSNKFETTVGPECFDANGVPFSGVIYILSNNRTGSLPPQTSFTDFINSICLLANQDKTIPCVLSKMQQINATQCTQEDRMLLMGKGSQLLGFMEGVCGKPCETEALQSLAQCFAVIQVSPDPILGVNASIIDDKYTVVGANESEYTKFCSNRNKLFSCLGPLSSTCPSLLDKFNLLGIDLTGFEALSSVLCSDKDKYIKGLTCFKTQTPAITTCNTQSMNNMRTVWMNRFVTGTIAPSKYLGKLCEVKLTQMDCELQAFQKSCDTLTELKTVAECTMLPKFCKENAPYQKVYDGMCQKVTTPASVTTVRPTLSPLAPGTVSPRSGTMTGTNSVSGLDVSLAILIAVTGLRTIFV, encoded by the exons ATGAAGAAGGAAATATTATCGTTCGGTTTAG CTCTTGTCATGCTGGCCCTGACAGATGGCCAAACGCCAACGCCGAACGCTCAGATGGTGTGCAGTAACAAGTTTGAAACGACAGTCGGCCCTGAGTGCTTCGATGCCAACGGGGTGCCTTTTAGTGGAGTGATCTACATCCTGAGTAACAACAGGACTGGCTCCCTACCTCCTCAAACGTCTTTCACTGACTTCATTAACTCGATATGTCT CCTAGCTAACCAAGACAAGACAATACCGTGTGTCCTGTCCAAAATGCAACAGATCAATGCCACTCAGTGCACTCAGGAAGACAGAATGCTACTCATGGGCAAAGGTTCCCAGCTTCTTGGATTTATGGAGGGAGTCTGTGGAAAAC CTTGCGAAACAGAGGCACTCCAGAGCCTGGCACAGTGTTTCGCTGTAATTCAGGTCAGCCCTGATCCTATTCTGGGAGTGAACGCCTCCATCATTGATGACAAGTACACAGTTGTTGGTGCCAATGAATCCGAGTACACAAAGTTCTGCAG TAATCGTAACAAACTATTCTCCTGTCTCGGACCACTGTCCTCTACATGCCCATCTCTCTTGGACAAATTCAACTTGCTGGGCATTGACCTAACAGGATTTGAGGCACTGTCGAGTGTACTGTGCAGTGATAAAGATA AATACATCAAGGGTCTCACTTGCTTTAAGACTCAAACCCCAGCCATCACCACCTGCAACACACAGTCAATGAATAACATGAGAACCGTCTGGATGAACCGCTTCGTGACTGGTACCATTGCACCTTCCAAATATCTGGGAAAACTTTGCGA GGTCAAACTAACTCAGATGGACTGCGAACTTCAAGCTTTTCAAAAGTCCTGTGACACATTGACAGAGTTAAAAACAGTCGCTGAATGCACAATGCTGCCAAAGTTTTGTAAAGAGAATGCACCTTACCAAAAAGTTTATGACGGAATGTGCCAAAAG GTGACCACTCCTGCATCCGTTACGACAGTTCGTCCAACGCTGTCACCCTTGGCGCCAGGAACCGTTTCACCAAGATCTGGCACAATGACGGGAACCAACAGTGTCAGTGGCCTTGATGTATCACTGGCTATACTGATAGCCGTGACTGGACTTAGGACAATTTTTGTCTAG